The genomic DNA TCAGCCTACGCATCCAAAAATTACGATTCCAGCAAATCAGCAAAATCTAACTTCTAAAACTCCTCCCGTTACTCCAACTAGCCCCACGCCAAGCCCCAAATCATCCCCAAAATTTTCCATTTTACCAATGGGCGTTAATCTTGGGACAAATAATGTCATTCCTTCCGTAACAGTCAAAGGCTTAGAAAATGGGAAAGAAGCTATTGATTTTAACAACTGGCTAATTCCATTTGCAGATGTAACCAAAGCCTTACAATTCAATGTGACTCCCAAAGATGACGGGCATCTGGAATTACGATCCGTAGGCTCAATCATTACAATTGATCCCAAAGTCCTCATTAATGATCCAGATATTGGTCAAGCCATTTCTATCGAGCAAATTAGAAATCTGTTAAAAACCCCCGTTGAATTTAGTCTAGCCGAATATGCGATCGTTTTTTCTCCATCTTGGTTAACTACCAGAATTAGCAATAGACCATATCAAGAACAAGAAGCTCCAGTTAACTTAGATGGGTTACAACAAGTTCTACCTCCTTTTTTCAGTCTTACGGGAATTTCTTTACGAACGAATTTAAATCAAATTCAAACTAAAAACCCTAATAATTTTAATAATAGTTTTAATAATATTTCTAATAGTAATTTCAATGCCAACTCAGAATTTAAAACTATAGGTAGTATTGCTGGCGGGAGCTTATTCTCAAGGACTCAGCAACTTAATAACAATGGAATTACCAGTTGGCAGCTAAATGAACTGCAATATTTTCATCCTAGTCCTTATTCAGACTATTTAATAGGTACTCAGTCACCATTTTGGAGTAGATTTGATCGCAACCAAAGTGATTATTTTGGTGTGACATTAATTCAGCGTTTAGGTTACACAGCAGCAAATAATGCCAATTTTTCCTATGGTGGCGTAACACCTCAACAAAGGCTTAGTGCCAACGAATTAGTCCGCAACATTGCAGGTGAAGCTCCCCCTGGCACTTTAGTTCAATTAGTCACCCAAAATGGCGCTTTGATTGTTGCAGAAAAACTCGTAGATAGTTCTGGGAAATACTATTTCAATAACGTGGTGACTGCTAATAACTCTTTAACGGGTAGTGGAAATATTAATTATAAGCTCCTACTTTATCCATCAGGAAACTTAAGTACTACGCCAGAAGAAGTTTCTTTAAATTACCGTAATTTACAAACTCAAGTTAGTGAAGGAAAATCAGCTTTTATTATTAGTGCAGGGGCAAATCGTATTTCAGGAAATGACAATTTCTTCGGTAATCCTGGTGACTTTAAAGGTGGATTAGCTTATTATTTGGGACTAACAGATGAAATCACCTTTGGCGCTGGATTAGTCTATGATTCCTATACTCAATCATATGGCGAAATACTATATCAACCTATGAATTCACCTCTAACTTTTAGAGTTGGAGCATTGGTTGGTTATAAAATTAATTTTAATGCTGATATTAGCTATATAACCAATAGTTTCAGCTTAAGACTTGGAGGTGACGAAAAATCTTTTGTTTCCAACGTATACTGGACATTAAGTCCACAATTTGCTCTATTTTCCAATTGGTACTCTGGTGGAATAAACAATAGTTTAGAATCAGGGCTTAACTTAAATCTAAATCCGATATTCTTAAGTTTAAGTTACAATACTGACAAGGGATTTAATGGATTTTTACGTGCTAATTTAGCTCCGTTTTTATTCAGTATTAATAAATACGGTCAACAAATTTCTTCTGAATTGATCTATAACCTCGCTAATAAACGTTCCTTTACTTCTAGTGATACTGCCATTAGTATTAACTATGAGACTAGTGACAACAAATATTTAGGAAGTCTTAATTTAGTTTATCGGACTCCTTGGACGGATAGAGATGGCAAGAGTTTATTAGACTTATCAATTGGTTATGGTGTTAGCTCTCAAGGAAATGGATTAATTGCATCTGCATCTACAGCTATTCTCCCGGGAGTAGGGTTAAGACTAGCCTATAGTCAAGTTGGCTTAAATAATAATAATTCTTCGATTAGTCTTAGTCTCTTCACTAGTATTTTATTGCAATCTGGCGTAGATTTGAGTAGTGACGAATCAAAATTAGATAAGTTACGCACTCAGGGAGGTATCTTCTTACAGCCATTTTTTGATAAAAACAACAATGGAATTCGAGATGGTGAAGAAGGTCTTTACACTGAAGAGATAGAAGCACTATTCCTAATTAATCATCAAACTTTTAATAGGTTTGGAATATCTCGCCCAAAAATTGTTAGTGAAGGAGCTTTATTTGAGCTGCCACCAAATACTTATCGATTAGACCTAGATCCAGCAGGCTTTCCTCTTGGGTGGAAATCCTTACAGTCAGTCTATGCAGTTACAGTTGCTCCTGGTGCTTACACAACTGTTTTAATCCCTTTTGTTCCATCCTATGTAGTTACTGGAAGGGTGATAAATAAAGAAGGAAAGCCTATGATAGGAGTGAGTGTGGAATTTGTATCCCAGAGCAATCCCCAAAAACGAGTTACATCAATAACTAACAATGCTGGAATTTACTATTTAGAAGATTTAAATATAGGTATTTATAGCTTATTTACTAATGGTAATCCTGTCCAACCCAAAACCTTAGAAATAAATTCAGATTCCAAGACTTTTCTAGAACTAAATTTACAGCTATAAGTTTTCTGTTTGATTCTGGGTATTCCACTTTGATCCACCTATACAAGATCAAACTTATCTCTAAGCTAATCTTCATACAAATCAATCAGTCCTGTACGAAACGCATAGCGAATTAACCCTGCAAGATCATGGATATTGAGGCGATCCATTAACTGACCACGATGGGTTTCAACCGTTTTGACACTAATATATAATGAGTTCGCAATTTCTTTAGTTGTCATTCCATTTGCTACAAGCTTTAAGATTTCACGTTGGCGTGGAGTTAACCGTTTATCATCAGAGCTAGGATTTTCTTGGCTGAGAGGTTGTTGAAGTTGCTGTAATAGTTGATCATTAGGTTGATCATTTAAATTAAGGCGATGATTTAACCTTACTGATATATCTTCTAATACTTTTGCCACATCTAAACTGATAGATCGTTCATCAGCTATCTCTTTTATGGACTTTCCTTGATTGAATAATTGTAAAATTCTATGCTGGCGTGGTGTCAGCCTTAGTTTTTCAGAAAGTCTCTTTTTATAGAAATTTTTCTCCTTCTTATCAACATGATGAATATTAGTATGATGCTGAGCATATTGAGCATATCTGCTGAGTTGAAAGGCGATCGCAGCTACTAACTCACGAGCCTGAGGCGGTTTTGCCAGATAGTCATCTACTCCAAGTTTCATCCCCTTTCGCCACTCATCAATACTCAGGAAATCCGTTAAAAAAATAAAAGGAATATTGCCTATCTCTGGATCTAGGCGTAATTCTTGCAAGACTATATAGCCGTTTAAATCAGGAATATCAACATCACAAATAATTAAGTTCGGATAAAATTTTTGAGCCACTTGCAATCCAGCTCTTCCATGGCTGGCTTCTGCAACTATAAATCCTTTATCCTTCAAAATATCAACGATTATGCCCCTAAGCTCATCTTCATCTTCAATAACTAAAATCCGTTGCATAGATTGATTTTTAATTTAGTAAATTATGGATAATTACTGAGAAACTCTATTTTGCGCAGTTTTCTAAATAGTTATCTGCTTTTCATTAAAGCGCACCAAAGTACAAAGGGCGAAATATTAGTTGCTAATTACCTATAGAGCGACAAATTTACCAAATATTTTTAAATATGGAAAATATCTTCTAATATATTTCGTATTAAGACAGCTAAAGCGACAAAAATATTTGAGTTCCTGTCAAACTAGTCACAATATTTGAATGAACTCTAT from Pseudanabaena sp. BC1403 includes the following:
- a CDS encoding response regulator transcription factor; this translates as MQRILVIEDEDELRGIIVDILKDKGFIVAEASHGRAGLQVAQKFYPNLIICDVDIPDLNGYIVLQELRLDPEIGNIPFIFLTDFLSIDEWRKGMKLGVDDYLAKPPQARELVAAIAFQLSRYAQYAQHHTNIHHVDKKEKNFYKKRLSEKLRLTPRQHRILQLFNQGKSIKEIADERSISLDVAKVLEDISVRLNHRLNLNDQPNDQLLQQLQQPLSQENPSSDDKRLTPRQREILKLVANGMTTKEIANSLYISVKTVETHRGQLMDRLNIHDLAGLIRYAFRTGLIDLYED
- a CDS encoding carboxypeptidase-like regulatory domain-containing protein; translation: MDVLVNAQGVKKETSSNQPTHPKITIPANQQNLTSKTPPVTPTSPTPSPKSSPKFSILPMGVNLGTNNVIPSVTVKGLENGKEAIDFNNWLIPFADVTKALQFNVTPKDDGHLELRSVGSIITIDPKVLINDPDIGQAISIEQIRNLLKTPVEFSLAEYAIVFSPSWLTTRISNRPYQEQEAPVNLDGLQQVLPPFFSLTGISLRTNLNQIQTKNPNNFNNSFNNISNSNFNANSEFKTIGSIAGGSLFSRTQQLNNNGITSWQLNELQYFHPSPYSDYLIGTQSPFWSRFDRNQSDYFGVTLIQRLGYTAANNANFSYGGVTPQQRLSANELVRNIAGEAPPGTLVQLVTQNGALIVAEKLVDSSGKYYFNNVVTANNSLTGSGNINYKLLLYPSGNLSTTPEEVSLNYRNLQTQVSEGKSAFIISAGANRISGNDNFFGNPGDFKGGLAYYLGLTDEITFGAGLVYDSYTQSYGEILYQPMNSPLTFRVGALVGYKINFNADISYITNSFSLRLGGDEKSFVSNVYWTLSPQFALFSNWYSGGINNSLESGLNLNLNPIFLSLSYNTDKGFNGFLRANLAPFLFSINKYGQQISSELIYNLANKRSFTSSDTAISINYETSDNKYLGSLNLVYRTPWTDRDGKSLLDLSIGYGVSSQGNGLIASASTAILPGVGLRLAYSQVGLNNNNSSISLSLFTSILLQSGVDLSSDESKLDKLRTQGGIFLQPFFDKNNNGIRDGEEGLYTEEIEALFLINHQTFNRFGISRPKIVSEGALFELPPNTYRLDLDPAGFPLGWKSLQSVYAVTVAPGAYTTVLIPFVPSYVVTGRVINKEGKPMIGVSVEFVSQSNPQKRVTSITNNAGIYYLEDLNIGIYSLFTNGNPVQPKTLEINSDSKTFLELNLQL